From one Desulfonatronovibrio magnus genomic stretch:
- a CDS encoding acyltransferase: protein MNTTNAYLKKMKIAKYLQKIFLLLKTGSTIKFANKPINLTIKKPINLANSERIFIGDNVNFGRGCTLYAITNYPTQKMSSSKYKQKIQIFNPLLKIGNNVTATSNVMISAVKEIIIEDDVMLASNIFIGDHQHGYDNPYIPYKYQPIFRIEPIKIKKGCWIGNNCIIMPGVTIGKYSIIGANSVVTYSIPDQSIAYGSPAKVIKRWDEMKKKWMVK, encoded by the coding sequence ATGAATACAACTAATGCATACCTGAAAAAAATGAAAATAGCAAAATATTTACAAAAAATTTTTCTATTATTAAAAACAGGAAGCACAATTAAATTTGCTAACAAACCAATAAATCTAACTATAAAAAAACCAATAAATCTGGCCAATTCCGAAAGAATCTTTATCGGAGATAATGTAAATTTTGGACGAGGATGCACACTTTACGCAATAACAAATTATCCAACTCAAAAAATGAGTTCATCTAAATATAAACAAAAAATACAGATATTTAATCCCCTGCTAAAAATTGGCAACAACGTTACAGCGACAAGCAATGTGATGATTTCAGCAGTGAAAGAGATAATTATTGAGGATGATGTTATGCTCGCATCTAATATTTTTATTGGTGACCATCAGCATGGATATGATAATCCATATATACCATATAAATACCAACCAATATTCAGGATTGAACCAATAAAAATAAAAAAAGGGTGCTGGATCGGAAATAATTGTATTATTATGCCTGGCGTTACGATTGGAAAATACTCAATAATTGGTGCTAACAGTGTTGTAACTTATAGTATACCTGATCAATCTATAGCCTATGGCAGTCCTGCAAAAGTGATAAAGCGATGGGACGAGATGAAAAAAAAATGGATGGTGAAATAA
- a CDS encoding nucleotide sugar dehydrogenase — protein MKVSIFGLGYVGTVSAGCLAREGHEVMGVDPVKVKVDMINNGQTPVIEKDIGRLISDGVNNRLIVATQDAELAVQQTDLSLICVGTPSMANGSLDLSYIESVCRQIGMALKNKEEYHVVTVRSTMLPGSMRKVVIPVLEEFSGKKAETDFAVCVNPEFLREGSAVHDYFNPPKTVIGEMDSTSGEQLMLLYENIAAPMVRVDLETAEMIKYTDNVWHALKIVFANEVGSICQSLNLDPHEVMEKFCMDTKLNISSAYLKPGFAFGGSCLPKDVRALCYKARSLDLDLPVISNIIASNKALVDRKLNDILALGQKRVGILGFSFKTGTDDLRESPVVEIIERLIGKGFSIKLYDKNVNIASLMGANRDYILNKIPHISRLMVTTISGVLDHAQVVVLGNNDPDFSQVPEMLSIDQVLIDLSGAAVAGSPDWGNVKHHVPMLSHAQDVQLQSL, from the coding sequence ATGAAAGTCAGTATTTTTGGCTTAGGTTATGTAGGAACAGTGTCTGCGGGTTGTCTTGCCAGAGAAGGACATGAGGTAATGGGAGTTGATCCTGTCAAAGTCAAGGTTGATATGATTAATAATGGACAGACTCCGGTTATTGAAAAGGATATTGGACGACTAATAAGCGATGGGGTAAACAATCGCCTGATAGTCGCTACTCAGGATGCGGAGCTTGCAGTGCAACAGACTGATTTGTCCTTAATCTGTGTAGGAACTCCCAGTATGGCTAACGGTAGCCTGGATTTGAGTTATATAGAATCCGTGTGCAGACAAATAGGCATGGCTTTGAAGAATAAGGAGGAATACCATGTAGTTACAGTTCGCAGCACAATGCTTCCAGGTTCCATGAGAAAAGTGGTTATTCCTGTTCTGGAAGAATTTTCAGGCAAAAAGGCAGAGACAGATTTTGCAGTATGCGTGAACCCTGAGTTTCTGCGCGAAGGAAGTGCTGTTCATGATTATTTCAACCCTCCCAAAACAGTGATAGGAGAAATGGATTCTACATCAGGTGAACAGCTTATGCTTCTTTATGAAAACATTGCAGCACCCATGGTGCGTGTTGATCTGGAAACAGCTGAAATGATCAAGTATACAGACAATGTCTGGCATGCACTTAAAATAGTTTTTGCCAATGAAGTCGGTTCGATTTGTCAGAGCCTGAATCTGGACCCGCATGAAGTCATGGAAAAATTCTGTATGGATACCAAGCTGAACATATCTTCTGCGTACCTGAAGCCGGGCTTCGCATTTGGAGGTTCATGTCTTCCCAAGGATGTGAGGGCTCTTTGTTACAAAGCCAGATCGCTGGATCTTGATCTTCCAGTGATCAGCAATATTATTGCCAGCAATAAAGCTCTTGTGGACAGGAAACTTAATGACATACTTGCCCTGGGCCAAAAGAGGGTCGGTATCCTGGGATTCAGCTTTAAGACTGGAACGGACGATTTGCGGGAAAGCCCTGTGGTGGAAATTATTGAAAGGCTGATTGGAAAGGGTTTCTCTATTAAACTGTATGATAAAAACGTAAACATTGCCAGCCTGATGGGTGCAAACAGGGACTATATACTCAACAAAATTCCGCATATTTCAAGATTGATGGTGACTACTATAAGCGGAGTGCTGGATCATGCGCAAGTAGTGGTCCTGGGCAACAATGACCCTGACTTCAGCCAGGTTCCTGAGATGCTGTCTATTGACCAGGTGCTCATAGACCTGAGCGGGGCTGCTGTGGCAGGCAGTCCTGACTGGGGGAACGTAAAGCACCACGTGCCAATGCTAAGCCATGCCCAGGATGTCCAGCTTCAAAGCCTTTAG
- a CDS encoding glycosyltransferase family 2 protein — protein sequence MLSDKPLVSIFTPAYNSEKYISECIESVLMQTYENWEYTIVDNCSTDNTKKIITEYVKKDNRIKLYSNKYFLPQIKNWNNGLKKINLDSKYCKVLHADDWLFPECIEMMVKVGEGNTNVGIISAYRLEEDRVTLKGLRYDTNVFKGHEICRKHLLSEIFVFGSPTALLIRTDIIKKYNCLYDEDEVHADTFACLKILKEWDFGFVHQVLTYTRRHNESVSSHVNLFDTKVLERIRALEKFGQYYLRPNVLQYHKTKRLRGYHRLLARRFFELRPLDYWKYHHNELNSIGLRVNWAFVGMLIALQIFRPIDTFPHIRKGCDKIYLKLKKTIKPRVWH from the coding sequence ATGCTCAGTGATAAACCATTAGTCAGTATATTTACACCAGCATATAATTCAGAAAAATATATCTCTGAATGCATAGAAAGCGTTCTGATGCAAACATATGAAAACTGGGAATATACAATTGTCGATAATTGCAGCACTGATAATACTAAAAAAATAATCACAGAATATGTAAAAAAGGATAACAGGATTAAATTATATTCAAATAAATATTTTTTACCACAAATAAAAAACTGGAATAATGGATTAAAAAAAATAAATTTAGATAGCAAGTACTGTAAGGTTTTACATGCAGATGACTGGCTTTTCCCTGAATGTATAGAAATGATGGTAAAGGTTGGCGAAGGCAATACCAATGTTGGAATCATTAGTGCATATCGACTTGAAGAAGACAGAGTCACACTTAAAGGGTTAAGATACGACACAAATGTATTCAAAGGGCATGAAATATGCAGAAAACATTTACTCTCTGAAATTTTTGTTTTTGGTTCACCAACTGCGTTACTGATAAGAACAGATATAATAAAAAAATACAATTGCTTATACGATGAGGATGAAGTTCATGCTGATACATTTGCATGCTTAAAGATTCTTAAGGAATGGGACTTTGGTTTTGTACATCAGGTACTTACTTACACCAGAAGACATAACGAATCTGTTAGCAGTCATGTAAATCTATTTGATACAAAAGTCCTTGAAAGAATCAGAGCACTTGAAAAATTTGGTCAGTATTACCTAAGACCAAATGTACTGCAATATCATAAAACTAAAAGGTTACGAGGCTACCATAGGCTTCTGGCTAGAAGATTTTTTGAGTTAAGACCTCTTGATTATTGGAAATACCACCACAATGAACTTAACAGTATAGGATTAAGAGTTAACTGGGCTTTTGTGGGTATGTTAATCGCATTGCAGATATTTAGACCTATAGACACTTTTCCGCACATACGCAAAGGATGTGATAAAATATATCTCAAGCTCAAAAAAACAATAAAACCAAGAGTGTGGCATTAA
- a CDS encoding ABC transporter ATP-binding protein, translating into MKTTRKILFLLNPRERRRGTLVLVMVITMSILETIGVASIMPFLSVLGNPDIVHTNQLLSNVYYGLKFDSVDTFLIILGASAFMVIIFSSIFRILTHYIMNRFAQMRRHSIGKRLLETYLRQPYWFFLDRHSGDLAKNILSEVDQVIGNMFQPGMLMLAYSVIILGIVGMLMFISPLMTTLVILFIGGIYLIIYLSVRGILARSGLDRAKANQERFTAASEALGGIKDIKLLGREHAYLSRFSGPSIRQAKHQATNLTISKVPKFAIEAVAFGGIVALVLALLAAQGGATGDALGEILPMLGLFAFAAYKTLPAAQHIFQGFAQLRFGMAALDSICDDLYQRTALVEIYKKAPQPLIPLDKIILRELTYTYPNAAKPALKDINLTIPAGTSVGLVGSTGAGKTTLVDVLLGLLKPQQGELYVDNNPIFGNEHAKLKRQVFMPCDCSKKQHRRALLTDRGFTESAHSKLRSWQQALGYVPQNIFLTDTSIAENIALGIAQENLDMDQVKKCARLAQVHDFIINELSCGYDTLVGERGIRLSGGQRQRIGIARALYHDPQVLVFDEATSALDTVTERAVMQAIEHMQGTRTIIIIAHRMSTVKNCDQICVLEHGSLAAQGTYWHLLNNSNDFQKMVAVNQ; encoded by the coding sequence ATGAAAACAACACGCAAAATACTTTTCCTTCTCAACCCCAGAGAACGTCGGCGAGGGACACTGGTGCTTGTCATGGTAATTACCATGTCGATTTTAGAAACAATTGGTGTAGCTTCGATCATGCCATTCCTAAGTGTGCTGGGCAATCCCGATATTGTTCACACCAACCAGTTACTATCCAATGTCTATTATGGCCTGAAGTTTGATTCCGTAGATACTTTCCTCATAATCTTGGGTGCCAGCGCCTTCATGGTAATTATTTTCTCATCCATATTTCGCATTTTAACTCACTACATCATGAATCGCTTCGCTCAAATGCGGCGACATAGCATAGGCAAACGTCTGCTTGAAACTTACTTACGCCAACCTTACTGGTTCTTTCTGGACAGACACAGCGGAGATTTGGCAAAAAATATCCTCTCAGAAGTAGACCAGGTCATCGGCAACATGTTTCAGCCGGGAATGCTGATGCTCGCTTACAGCGTGATTATTCTGGGCATAGTTGGAATGCTTATGTTCATAAGCCCGCTAATGACCACCTTAGTTATCCTGTTCATAGGCGGGATATACCTGATTATCTATCTCTCTGTACGCGGCATATTGGCCAGAAGTGGATTGGACAGAGCCAAAGCCAACCAGGAACGCTTCACAGCTGCCAGCGAAGCCTTGGGCGGGATCAAAGACATTAAGCTTCTGGGCCGTGAGCATGCCTATCTGTCCAGATTTAGCGGGCCATCCATCCGCCAGGCTAAGCATCAAGCCACTAACCTGACAATCAGTAAAGTTCCCAAGTTTGCCATCGAGGCAGTGGCCTTTGGCGGCATAGTCGCCCTGGTTTTGGCGCTCTTAGCTGCTCAGGGCGGGGCGACTGGAGATGCCTTAGGAGAAATTCTCCCCATGCTGGGCCTTTTTGCCTTTGCTGCTTATAAAACCTTGCCTGCAGCCCAGCACATTTTCCAGGGCTTTGCTCAACTGCGTTTCGGCATGGCTGCTTTGGATTCAATATGTGATGATCTTTATCAGCGAACGGCCTTGGTCGAGATATATAAAAAGGCTCCCCAGCCCCTGATCCCCTTGGATAAAATTATTCTCAGGGAGCTTACTTACACCTATCCCAATGCAGCCAAGCCTGCACTGAAAGACATTAACTTAACTATCCCTGCTGGTACATCAGTGGGCCTGGTCGGTTCCACAGGAGCAGGCAAAACCACTTTGGTGGATGTTCTGCTGGGACTTCTCAAGCCCCAGCAGGGCGAGTTATACGTCGATAATAATCCAATATTTGGAAACGAACATGCAAAACTCAAGCGCCAGGTCTTCATGCCCTGTGACTGCTCCAAGAAGCAGCACAGAAGGGCCCTTTTGACAGACAGGGGTTTCACCGAGTCTGCACACTCTAAGCTTAGATCCTGGCAACAGGCCCTTGGGTACGTTCCCCAGAATATCTTTCTGACTGACACTTCAATAGCTGAAAATATCGCCTTGGGCATAGCACAGGAAAACTTAGACATGGATCAGGTAAAAAAATGCGCACGCTTGGCCCAGGTGCACGATTTCATAATTAATGAACTATCTTGCGGATATGATACTCTGGTGGGTGAACGCGGAATACGTCTTTCTGGCGGACAACGCCAGCGCATAGGCATCGCACGCGCCCTGTACCACGACCCTCAGGTGCTGGTATTCGACGAAGCGACTTCCGCCCTGGATACTGTTACTGAGCGAGCAGTAATGCAGGCCATCGAACATATGCAGGGGACGCGGACCATCATTATTATAGCCCACCGCATGAGCACAGTTAAAAACTGCGATCAAATCTGTGTCCTGGAACATGGTAGCCTGGCTGCCCAGGGAACATATTGGCATCTGCTCAATAATAGTAATGACTTTCAAAAAATGGTAGCAGTAAACCAATAG
- a CDS encoding glycosyltransferase family 4 protein, which yields MSTKNHKKKSVLIIVENLPLPFDRRVWQECLSLRQAGYQVCAICPKGRGYEKSYEELSGIHIYRHPIVLEGKGITGYLLEYSSALFWEFILAARIWKKHGFEVIQACNPPDLIFLIAIIYKYLLGKKFIFDHHDINPELYLAKFGRKDLLYRLMILLEKMTFSAADYSIATNESYKKIAIERGGMDGDRVFVVRSGPSLERFKPVPPNPAWKNGREYMVGYVGVMGCQEGLDHLLEAVGIVIQQKKRTDIQFVLVGGGTELEKLKMLCADMGFNDYVTFTGRVPDHVLAEVLCTADVCVNPDIANEMNDKSTMNKIMEYMALGKPIVQYDLTEGRRTALDASLYARPNDIVDFAAKITSLLSNPELRKRMGNFGINRVREELHWGIESVKYLEVYKLVLQVEKSDSIYKHHTLVDQG from the coding sequence ATGAGTACCAAAAATCATAAAAAAAAATCAGTTCTCATTATTGTAGAAAATCTGCCTCTGCCCTTTGACCGCAGGGTATGGCAGGAATGTTTGAGCCTCAGGCAGGCCGGATATCAGGTTTGTGCTATCTGCCCCAAGGGCAGGGGATATGAGAAAAGTTATGAAGAACTGAGCGGGATTCATATTTACCGTCATCCCATTGTTTTGGAAGGAAAAGGTATTACTGGGTATCTGTTGGAATATTCATCTGCCTTGTTCTGGGAATTTATACTTGCGGCCAGAATCTGGAAGAAACATGGCTTTGAAGTAATTCAGGCCTGCAACCCTCCTGATTTGATTTTTCTCATAGCCATCATTTATAAATATTTGCTGGGGAAAAAGTTTATATTTGACCATCATGACATCAACCCTGAACTTTATCTGGCCAAATTTGGACGTAAAGATCTGCTTTACAGGTTGATGATTCTTTTGGAGAAAATGACCTTTTCCGCAGCAGATTATTCCATTGCCACTAATGAATCTTACAAAAAAATAGCCATAGAACGAGGCGGTATGGATGGAGACAGGGTGTTTGTGGTTAGAAGTGGTCCAAGTCTGGAAAGGTTTAAACCAGTACCTCCCAATCCGGCATGGAAAAATGGCCGGGAGTATATGGTGGGATATGTAGGTGTCATGGGTTGCCAGGAGGGTTTGGACCACCTCCTGGAAGCAGTGGGAATTGTGATTCAACAAAAAAAGCGCACAGACATTCAGTTTGTCCTTGTTGGCGGAGGTACTGAACTGGAGAAGTTGAAAATGCTTTGCGCCGATATGGGGTTTAATGATTATGTGACTTTTACCGGGAGAGTTCCCGATCATGTGCTTGCAGAGGTCCTGTGCACTGCGGATGTATGCGTTAATCCTGATATAGCCAATGAAATGAATGATAAATCTACCATGAATAAGATAATGGAGTACATGGCTTTAGGTAAACCCATTGTGCAATACGACCTTACAGAAGGCAGACGCACTGCTTTAGATGCATCCCTTTATGCCAGGCCTAATGATATTGTTGATTTTGCTGCAAAAATCACGTCTCTTCTAAGTAATCCTGAACTTAGAAAACGTATGGGTAATTTCGGAATAAACAGGGTGCGTGAAGAATTGCATTGGGGAATTGAATCTGTAAAGTATCTCGAAGTGTATAAGCTTGTCCTGCAGGTAGAAAAGTCTGATAGTATATATAAACATCATACACTGGTTGATCAGGGCTGA
- the rfbF gene encoding glucose-1-phosphate cytidylyltransferase codes for MKAVILAGGLGTRISEETAVKPKPMMEIGGMPILWHIMKIYSAHGVNEFIICCGYKGGALKNFFEEYFIMRSDVTFNLKKNRMRIHRNNIEPWVVTLVDTGLNTMKGGRMLRIKDHLEGETFFMTYGDGLSNVNITALLKFHKEQDVLATLTAVQPPGRFGAFRLGDKQNIITEFKEKPNGDAAWVNGGFFVLEPQCLDYISGDETDWENEPMENLAKDSNLAAFRHEGFWQPMDTLRDKYYLENLWSKGNAPWKVWS; via the coding sequence ATGAAAGCAGTCATTTTAGCCGGTGGACTGGGAACCAGGATTTCAGAAGAAACAGCCGTCAAACCCAAACCTATGATGGAGATAGGAGGCATGCCCATCCTATGGCATATCATGAAAATATATTCTGCTCATGGAGTAAATGAATTCATTATTTGCTGCGGGTATAAGGGTGGAGCACTTAAAAATTTTTTTGAAGAATATTTTATAATGCGCTCTGATGTAACCTTTAATCTCAAAAAAAACAGGATGCGCATTCATAGAAACAATATTGAGCCGTGGGTAGTCACCCTTGTGGATACAGGACTAAACACTATGAAGGGAGGAAGAATGCTCAGGATCAAAGATCATCTTGAAGGTGAAACTTTTTTTATGACTTATGGCGATGGTTTAAGCAATGTTAATATCACAGCACTTCTGAAATTTCACAAAGAACAAGATGTTCTTGCCACCCTCACTGCAGTCCAGCCCCCTGGACGTTTTGGCGCATTCAGGCTTGGTGATAAGCAGAATATTATTACTGAATTTAAAGAAAAACCAAATGGAGACGCAGCATGGGTTAATGGAGGTTTTTTTGTACTTGAACCGCAATGCCTGGATTACATTAGCGGAGATGAAACAGACTGGGAAAATGAACCTATGGAAAACCTGGCAAAAGACTCAAACTTAGCCGCATTCAGACATGAAGGCTTCTGGCAGCCCATGGATACTCTTAGAGACAAATACTACCTTGAAAATCTTTGGTCCAAAGGCAATGCTCCCTGGAAGGTATGGTCATGA